One Pan paniscus chromosome 16, NHGRI_mPanPan1-v2.0_pri, whole genome shotgun sequence DNA segment encodes these proteins:
- the LOC100982829 gene encoding RNA polymerase-associated protein LEO1-like encodes MDLFGDIDDVSSESDEGNQPPIPGQLIDEHGVPQDQQEEEPISETIIEEEIPSINSDLGNELYFVKLPKFLSIEPKPFDPQFYEDEFEDEKVLDEEDRIRLKLKVENTIRWRIRRDKEGNKIKESNARMVKWSDRSMSLHLGNEVFDVYKAPLLGNYNHLFIREDTGLQGQAVFKSKLTFRPHSRDSATYRKMTLPLANRSSKTQKIRILPMAGRDPEGQHTEVMKKKEERLRASTQRESQGIHLREKRYQEWPSVSYQDPGSDSAEEEGQDTISLAAIKNYYQGELQGKPSRKRKAEHEEEEDDIKP; translated from the exons ATGGATCTGTTTGGAGATATAGACGATGTTTCTTCTGAGAGTGATGAGGGCAATCAACCACCTATTCCAGGACAGCTGATT GATGAACATGGAGTGCCTCAGGACCAGCAGGAGGAAGAGCCAATTTCTGAAACCATAATAGAAGAAGAAATTCCCAGTATCAACTCTGATTTAGGAAATGAATTGTATTTTGTCAAACTACCCAAGTTTCTCAGTATAGAACCCAA aCCTTTTGATCCTCAGTTTTATGAAGATGAATTTGAAGATGAGAAAGTGCTTGACGAGGAAGACAGAATCAGGTTAAAATTAAAG GTAGAAAATACTATAAGATGGAGGATACGCCgggataaagaaggaaataaaattaaagaaagcaATGCTCGGATGGTCAAGTGGTCAGACAGAAG CATGTCCCTGCATTTAGGCAATGAAGTGTTTGATGTGTACAAAGCCCCGCTGCTGGGCAATTACAACCACCTGTTTATAAGAGAAGACACTGGTCTACAGGGACAAGCCGTCTTTAAATCCAAACTTACCTTTAG ACCTCACTCTAGAGACAGTGCCACATACAGAAAGATGACCCTGCCACTTGCTAATAGAAGTTCAAAGACACAGAAAATTAGAATCTTACCAATGGCGGGTCGTGATCCTGAAGGCCAACACACAGAAGTGATGAAGAAG AAAGAAGAACGCTTGAGGGCTTCCACTCAACGGGAGTCTCAGGGAATCCATCTGCGGGAGAAGCGCTACCAGGAGTGGCCAAGTGTCTCCTACCAGGACCCTGGCAGTGACAGTGCGGAGGAGGAAGGCCAGGACACCATCAGCCTGGCTGCTATTAAAAACTATTATCAAGGTGAACTCCAAG GTAAACCTTCCAGAAAGAGGAAAGCAGAGcatgaagaggaagaagatgatATAAAGCCCTAA